From the Anopheles coustani chromosome X, idAnoCousDA_361_x.2, whole genome shotgun sequence genome, one window contains:
- the LOC131269750 gene encoding transient receptor potential channel pyrexia-like has translation MENFGYKEGSSKPKRRLTAKSMKRRNSQIPIKPRFSISPELNVHWMNDQEAMVTEDFEYMKIGPSPPAESAPIIFDNYEESSTEFGIEISYETIRTALIEQIRLSSGRVHLLDSIEQGNMVAANVAEYFGGASKTEKNISLLWAAFMKRWDLLEPLMDYGSELAFHDTNGFTALHLSAFSGCLNCASVLVAKGLDVNLQPKAYTPLQCAAFGNSAHTALFLVSKGARLDLNTRRQNGEESLLHCAVRANAIDCVKLFIAEGMSVNSIKPSGMNAIHLAADLGHVDCLQVLLAAPDADANIRIGIREKESTALHLAADEGNAACVGLLLEHGALANLKNHRGFTPLHLASRTSSLECVDLLLRVGNADPNEEDFDMRTPLHTAIGKSESAFHIIETLICWGADVNKKDVFGFTPLHLSALDGLAHCVEILLFYDADVTAKTKKGTTALNVITRKTPGSLAMITKKFDDAMTLMHSQNPSEKEVELELDFRTILQHCYPREISYLNTLVDEGQKEILQHPLCSAFIYIKWGKIRKYYIARLLFCFIFILFLTLYVLTALAHNCYNGSKDMEETIQEQELCQKQSILGNMLRRNPFVMEMQWLVLVAITFVEICRKLYGITGYSSIRRYVTQMENITEWFIIVSVFVISYIYTKRTYTWQNHIGAFAVLLGWTHLMVMIGQLPVFGAYVAMYTKVQVEFAKLFIAYSCMLVGFTISFCVIFPSSSSFENPFMGFITVLVMMVGELDLELLINDPDGKDPPFMLELSAQITFVLFLLFVTVILMNLLVGIAVDDIQALKKTATLSKLVGQTKLISYIESALFNGWLPNWLRSLLHYTALVSPRAYRVILSVKPLNPEEKRLPRNIMMAAYEIAKEKEQQLGTPGEPGTIDPATGNVIPMPAPVPEAGSESGTQPPLGQATTPNQTLCTLASKIDESAEKIGDVTRELQELKAVLKQNQQLIDEIARQICGPPKE, from the exons ATGGAAAACTTTGGCTATAAGGAGGGCTCGTCGAAGCCGAAGCGGCGGCTGACGGCGAAATCGATGAAGCGGCGCAACTCGCAGATCCCCATCAAGCCCAG ATTCTCGATCTCGCCCGAGCTGAACGTGCACTGGATGAACGACCAGGAGGCGATGGTGACGGAGGACTTCGAGTACATGAAGATCGGTCCGTCGCCGCCCGCCGAGAGCGCTCCGATCATCTTCGACAACTACGAGGAGTCGAGCACGGAGTTCGGGATCGAGATCTCGTACGAGACGATCCGGACGGCGCTGATCGAGCAGATACGGCTGTCGTCCGGCCGCGTCCACCTGCTCGACAGCATCGAGCAGGGCAACATGGTGGCGGCGAACGTGGCCGAGTACTTCGGTGGCGCGAGCAAGACGGAGAAAAACATCAGCCTGCTGTGGGCGGCGTTCATGAAGCGGTGGGACTTGCTCGAGCCTCTGATGGACTACGGTTCGGAGCTGGCGTTCCACGACACCAACGGGTTCACCGCGCTGCACCTGAGTGCGTTCAGCGGGTGCCTCAACTGCGCCAGCGTGCTGGTGGCCAAGGGTCTGGACGTGAACCTGCAGCCGAAGGCGTACACACCGCTGCAGTGCGCGGCGTTCGGCAATTCGGCGCACACGGCGCTGTTCCTCGTCAGCAAGGGTGCCCGGCTGGACCTGAACACACGCCGCCAGAACGGCGAGGAATCGCTGCTGCATTGCGCCGTTCGTGCCAACGCGATCGACTGTGTTAAACTCTTCATAGCCGAAGGCATGAGCGTCAACTCCATCAAACCGAGTGGCATGAACGCCATACACCTAGCGGCCGACCTCGGCCACGTCGACTGTCTGCAGGTGCTACTGGCGGCCCCCGATGCCGACGCCAACATTCGCATCGGTATTCGCGAGAAGGAGTCGACCGCACTCCATCTGGCGGCGGACGAGGGTAACGCGGCGTGCGTTGGGCTCCTGCTCGAGCACGGTGCGCTGGCGAACCTGAAGAACCATCGAGGCTTCACGCCGCTCCATCTGGCGTCACGCACCTCCAGCCTCGAGTGTGTCGACCTGCTGCTGCGTGTCGGCAACGCCGACCCGAACGAAGAAGACTTTGACATGCGCACTCCGCTGCACACCGCCATCGGCAAGTCGGAGTCGGCGTTCCACATCATCGAGACCCTCATCTGCTGGGGAGCGGACGTCAACAAGAAGGATGTGTTCGGGTTCACGCCACTGCACCTGTCTGCGCTCGATGGGCTCGCGCACTGCGTCGAGATACTGCTGTTCTACGACGCGGACGTGACGGCCAAGACGAAGAAGGGCACGACGGCGCTGAACGTGATCACGCGCAAGACACCCGGCTCGCTGGCGATGATCACGAAGAAGTTCGACGACGCGATGACGCTGATGCACTCGCAGAACCCCTCGGAGAAGGAGGTCGAGCTCGAGCTGGACTTCCGCACCATCCTGCAGCATTGCTATCCGCGCGAGATCAGCTACCTCAACACACTGGTCGACGAGGGTCAGAAGGAGATCCTGCAGCATCCGCTCTGCTCCGCGTTCATCTACATCAAGTGGGGCAAGATCCGGAAGTACTACATCGCCCGGCTGCTGTTCTGCTTTATCTTCATCCTGTTTCTGACGCTGTACGTGCTGACGGCGCTCGCGCACAACTGCTACAACGGCAGCAAGGACATGGAGGAGACGATCCAGGAGCAGGAGCTGTGCCAGAAGCAATCGATTCTGGGCAACATGCTACGGCGCAATCCGTTCGTGATGGAGATGCAGTGGCTGGTGCTGGTGGCGATCACCTTCGTCGAGATCTGCCGTAAGCTGTACGGCATCACCGGCTACTCTTCGATACGGCGCTACGTCACGCAGATGGAGAACATCACCGAGTGGTTCATCATCGTGAGCGTGTTTGTCATCTCGTACATCTACACCAAACGCACCTACACCTGGCAGAACCACATCGGCGCGTTCGCGGTGCTGCTCGGCTGGACGCACCTGATGGTGATGATCGGCCAGCTGCCGGTGTTCGGCGCGTACGTCGCCATGTACACGAAGGTGCAGGTCGAGTTCGCCAAGCTGTTCATCGCGTACTCGTGCATGCTGGTCGGCTTCACCATCAGCTTCTGCGTCATCTtcccttcgtcgtcgtcgttcgagAACCCGTTCATGGGCTTCATCACCgtgttggtgatgatggtgggcGAGCTGGATCTCGAGCTGCTCATCAACGACCCGGATGGCAAGGATCCACCGTTCATGCTGGAGCTGAGCGCGCAGATCACGTTCGTGCTGTTTCTGCTCTTCGTCACCGTCATCCTGATGAACCTGCTCGTTGGCATTGCGGTCGACGACATTCAGGCGCTCAAGAAGACGGCCACCCTCTCGAAGCTGGTCGGTCAGACGAAGCTAATCTCGTACATCGAGTCGGCGCTGTTCAACGGTTGGCTGCCGAACTGGCTGCGGAGCCTCCTCCACTACACCGCGCTCGTGTCGCCGCGCGCCTACCGCGTCATCCTTAGCGTGAAGCCGCTCAATCCGGAGGAGAAGCGCCTGCCGCGCAACATCATGATGGCGGCGTACGAGATCGCCAAGGAGAAGGAGCAGCAGCTCGGCACACCCGGCGAGCCGGGTACGATCGATCCCGCCACCGGTAACGTTATCCCGATGCCGGCCCCCGTACCCGAAGCGGGCTCAGAGTCCGGCACCCAGCCACCCCTTGGGCAGGCGACCACTCCGAACCAAACGCTTTGCACGCTCGCCTCCAAGATCGACGAGAGTGCGGAGAAGATTGGCGACGTGACGCGCGAGCTGCAGGAGCTCAAGGCGGTTCTCAAGCAGAACCAGCAGCTGATCGACGAAATAGCTCGCCAAATCTGTGGCCCGCCCAAGGAGTAG